Proteins from one Cryptomeria japonica chromosome 4, Sugi_1.0, whole genome shotgun sequence genomic window:
- the LOC131029119 gene encoding probable LRR receptor-like serine/threonine-protein kinase At3g47570 isoform X1, with protein MEYLHHYCFVKVIHCDLKPSNVLLGNDMTPHIADFGIAELLFENSMNSLTSTTALKGSIGYFAPEYGVGGNISTKGDVYSYGILLLELLTRRRPTHTMFVEGINLPKWASIDFPNKIEEVVDNQLLRDVNESNKAMVLTCLSQFMQVGLVCTRELPQQCPNMMEIVERLEKITSAFLGTPRDFHLPINILPLLESTNEPRNCNSRSPGNWSTSTS; from the exons atggaatatctacatCATTATTGCTTTGTTAAAGTTATTCATTGTGACCTGAAACCTAGTAATGTGTTATTAGGGAATGACATGACTCCACATATAGCAGACTTCGGCATTGCAGAACTCTTATTTGAGAATTCAATGAATTCATTGACTTCTACAACTGCACTAAAGGGATCTATTGGCTACTTTGCACCAG AGTATGGAGTTGGTGGAAACATTTCAACAAAAGGGGATGTCTATAGCTATGGAATTCTACTTTTAGAATTGTTGACAAGGAGGAGACCAACACATACCATGTTTGTAGAAGGTATTAATCTACCAAAATGGGCTAGTATAGATTTTCCAAATAAAATTGAAGAAGTGGTGGACAACCAATTGCTTAGAGATGTTAATGAGTCAAATAAAGCAATGGTGTTAACATGCCTTAGTCAATTTATGCAAGTAGGATTGGTTTGCACAAGGGAGCTGCCGCAACAATGTCCGAATATGATGGAGATAgttgaaagattagaaaaaataACAAGTGCATTTCTCGGTACTCCAAGAGATTTTCATTTGCCAATAAATATCTTACCTTTGCTTGAGAGTACAAATGAACCAAGAAATTGTAATTCAAGGAGCCCTGGAAATTGGTCTACATCTACATCTTAG
- the LOC131029119 gene encoding putative receptor-like protein kinase At3g47110 isoform X2 produces MEYLHHYCFVKVIHCDLKPSNVLLGNDMTPHIADFGIAELLFENSMNSLTSTTALKGSIGYFAPEYGVGGNISTKGDVYSYGILLLELLTRRRPTHTMFVEGLVCTRELPQQCPNMMEIVERLEKITSAFLGTPRDFHLPINILPLLESTNEPRNCNSRSPGNWSTSTS; encoded by the exons atggaatatctacatCATTATTGCTTTGTTAAAGTTATTCATTGTGACCTGAAACCTAGTAATGTGTTATTAGGGAATGACATGACTCCACATATAGCAGACTTCGGCATTGCAGAACTCTTATTTGAGAATTCAATGAATTCATTGACTTCTACAACTGCACTAAAGGGATCTATTGGCTACTTTGCACCAG AGTATGGAGTTGGTGGAAACATTTCAACAAAAGGGGATGTCTATAGCTATGGAATTCTACTTTTAGAATTGTTGACAAGGAGGAGACCAACACATACCATGTTTGTAGAAG GATTGGTTTGCACAAGGGAGCTGCCGCAACAATGTCCGAATATGATGGAGATAgttgaaagattagaaaaaataACAAGTGCATTTCTCGGTACTCCAAGAGATTTTCATTTGCCAATAAATATCTTACCTTTGCTTGAGAGTACAAATGAACCAAGAAATTGTAATTCAAGGAGCCCTGGAAATTGGTCTACATCTACATCTTAG
- the LOC131875035 gene encoding receptor kinase-like protein Xa21 gives MVMVQSIDVSVNRFSGKIPDLLSSCTNLQYLNLSWNSFDGLIPTSLTSLKNLQAIDLSSNNLSGTIPMAFQEMKMLQYIYLSSNNLIGEVPKRGVFARIDKSAVSGNVGLCGDWIKLQPCFDSKNKQFLFSKKVIILVVISIAIFIMSSAVFPFFYRRNTNQNIPNLNFGPERISHEELVYATSGFSQTNLLGVGSFGSVYRGILKNGTNIAIKVLNLQDENAIESFERECNVLKRVRHRNVIKIISACSNLDFRALVLPFMSNGNLERWLYPQGGDECRLNLADD, from the coding sequence ATGGTAATGGTCCAATCTATAGATGTGTCTGTCAACAGGTTCTCAGGAAAGATTCCAGACCTGCTATCAAGTTGCACAAACTTGCAGTATTTGAATCTTTCATGGAATTCATTTGATGGCCTAATACCAACATCACTCACAAGTCTAAAAAATCTTCAGGCTATTGATCTCTCAAGCAACAATTTGTCAGGTACGATCCCAATGGCTTTCCAAGAAATGAAAATGCTtcaatatatctatctctcttcaAACAACTTAATAGGAGAAGTTCCGAAGAGAGGAGTTTTTGCAAGAATTGATAAGTCAGCAGTTTCTGGAAATGTTGGCCTCTGTGGTGACTGGATTAAATTACAACCATGCTTTGATTCCAAAAACAAACAATTCTTGTTCTCTAAAAAGGTGATAATACTAGTTGTGATTAGCATTGCAATCTTCATCATGTCTTCTGCAGTGTTCCCATTTTTTTATAGGAGGAATACAAATCAGAATATCCCAAACCTCAACTTTGGGCCTGAAAGGATTTCACATGAAGAGCTTGTATATGCAACTAGTGGATTTAGCCAAACCAATCTATTAGGAGTTGGTAGTTTTGGATCTGTTTATAGAGGGATTCTCAAAAATGGTACAAATATTGCTATTAAAGTTCTCAATTTGCAGGATGAAAATGCTATCGAAAGTTTTGAAAGAGAATGCAATGTGCTAAAGAGAGTTAGGCATCGCAATGTGATCAAAATTATTTCAGCATGTTCTAACCTTGATTTTAGAGCATTGGTTCTTCCATTCATGTCAAATGGAAATTTAGAGAGATGGCTATATCCTCAGGGAGGAGATGAATGCAGATTAAATTTGGCTGACGATTAA